One window of the Candidatus Cloacimonadota bacterium genome contains the following:
- the pglZ gene encoding BREX-3 system phosphatase PglZ — translation MNREQDLKYGELLDAIIERLCASSSQMVILFDHDGLATTTAVFERMVGNGYDIYDYTDNLSLFFYLESKWLKGGKDLDSKLLVMISADQAANAKLPYSVLVNADVIKLRLEDFFEGISTKAVKELPSQYYDLLFELLRSQPQSLTSYKESIDFITRRVFGIDIAGITSEVQFWVVLFKLHYTDTELPGFVVDRLHDSGSGFVNNYEIDLEQALRSSEYFFAFLQREWVHFVKQRVSNVQSAKVLPFDHPDLKVYTDNFFAEGMLKRIRIDNAKAEELGWISCGIDLNESGPADQIESLISTLQAHLPDIDCSYKAWQKYAKDYAEFLHQIFSSDNALDADRVHSLRVEINARFQNWIQQHYDSLSSLPSSKPVMVHQIAKSLAYRRAELNAAKTALIVMDGMSYDQWLCIKTELDLKTYETSEDTLFAWIPTLTSISRQSIFNASVPYYFAQHIGSTVKEPNHWKRYWEDNGVTSKSIHYLRMDGTGDIGAELEKQVNLPSALVIGLVLNLIDDIMHGMNLGSAGMHSQIKHWVKQGYFDSLLQLLIDHGYTVWIISDHGNLECEGIGNIQDGSLSETKASRVRIYQSEALRDQAARKTDTSLAWTPKGLPNDLYCLFAPYRGCYHTVG, via the coding sequence CACCACGGCTGTTTTTGAGCGTATGGTGGGCAACGGATATGATATCTATGACTACACTGACAACCTGAGCTTGTTTTTCTACCTTGAAAGCAAGTGGCTGAAGGGCGGGAAAGATTTAGATTCAAAACTACTGGTCATGATATCGGCTGATCAGGCCGCAAACGCTAAATTGCCATATTCAGTACTGGTTAATGCCGATGTGATCAAACTGCGGCTGGAAGACTTTTTCGAAGGGATATCTACCAAAGCTGTCAAAGAACTCCCCAGCCAGTATTACGATCTACTCTTTGAGTTGCTTAGATCACAACCGCAGAGCTTGACTTCATACAAAGAAAGCATCGATTTCATTACCCGGCGAGTATTTGGGATTGATATTGCAGGGATAACAAGTGAGGTCCAATTCTGGGTTGTCCTGTTTAAACTTCATTACACAGACACAGAGCTTCCAGGATTCGTGGTGGACAGACTACATGATTCTGGCAGTGGTTTTGTTAATAACTACGAAATCGACCTTGAACAAGCCTTGAGAAGCAGTGAGTATTTCTTTGCTTTTCTGCAGAGAGAATGGGTGCATTTCGTTAAACAGCGGGTAAGCAATGTTCAATCGGCTAAGGTGCTGCCTTTCGATCACCCTGATTTGAAAGTCTATACAGATAATTTCTTTGCCGAAGGCATGCTCAAGCGCATCAGGATAGATAATGCCAAGGCTGAAGAACTAGGTTGGATAAGTTGTGGAATTGATCTGAATGAATCTGGTCCTGCTGATCAAATTGAGAGCTTGATATCGACTTTGCAGGCACATCTTCCCGATATTGACTGCTCCTACAAAGCTTGGCAGAAGTACGCGAAAGACTATGCTGAGTTTTTGCACCAGATATTTAGTTCAGATAACGCGCTTGACGCAGATAGAGTTCACAGCCTGAGAGTGGAGATCAATGCCAGGTTCCAGAACTGGATTCAACAGCACTATGATTCTCTCTCAAGCCTGCCTTCCAGCAAACCAGTGATGGTGCACCAAATAGCCAAGAGCTTGGCATATCGAAGGGCTGAGCTAAATGCAGCTAAAACGGCTTTGATTGTAATGGACGGAATGTCCTACGATCAATGGCTGTGCATCAAAACAGAACTTGATCTGAAGACTTATGAGACTAGTGAGGATACTCTATTCGCATGGATTCCCACTCTCACCTCGATATCCAGACAATCCATCTTTAACGCTTCAGTTCCATATTACTTTGCCCAACACATTGGTAGCACGGTTAAGGAGCCAAACCACTGGAAACGATACTGGGAAGATAACGGGGTAACCTCAAAAAGTATACACTATCTGCGTATGGATGGGACAGGAGATATCGGAGCAGAACTGGAGAAACAGGTTAACCTGCCAAGTGCACTAGTGATCGGACTTGTTTTGAACTTGATCGATGACATTATGCATGGCATGAATCTTGGTTCGGCTGGTATGCATAGCCAGATCAAGCACTGGGTAAAACAGGGATACTTTGACTCTTTGCTTCAGCTTCTGATAGATCATGGTTACACAGTGTGGATCATCTCAGACCATGGCAATTTGGAATGCGAAGGAATTGGCAATATCCAGGATGGTTCATTATCCGAAACCAAGGCATCCAGAGTTAGGATATATCAATCAGAAGCTCTAAGAGACCAGGCAGCAAGAAAGACAGATACATCCCTGGCCTGGACTCCCAAGGGACTTCCCAATGATCTGTACTGCTTGTTTGCTCCCTATCGGGGTTGCTACCATACAGTGGGA